CCTGTCGCCCCGATTTCTTTGAGCGTGAAACATCGTTCACAAACTCTATGGTCGCAAGTGCGACTCGCGCTCGTGGAGCTTCCATTCGGTCGCAGCGCGAGTTGACTGCGTTCGCTGGGTGAGCCAGGTCGTGGCAATGGACGCCGAGGCGCGGACCAACGAGCCGATTGCGGCTGCCATCGCCGTGACAACAGTCGCGTCCATAGGTCACCGACGGTCATTTGCTTTCAACGGCTTTGACGATGATCGTCGAGTGCATGGCCTTGCCGTGGATTGTGCAGTGGTATTTGAACTCGCCCGCGGTTGCGAATGTGACGGGCTTCGATGACTTGCCCCGCTCGACTTCGCCGGTGTCGAACGTCTTGCCGTCATCGTCCGAAGTGGCGGTGTGCGTCGTGAAGGCCTTGTTCGTCCAAACGACCGAATCGCCGACGTGGATCTCCAGTCTCTTCGGCTCGTAGCTCATGCTCTTCATCGTGACGGTGATCGGCGTGGAGTCGAGTTTCGTGTCGTCGGTCTTGTTGCTCGCAAAGCAAAAGAGCGCGCAGTTCAGGCTGAACGCGGCGCTAATGGCGGATCGGCACAGGTATCGCATCGGATCATCTCCGTGAAAAGTGTTTCTAAAAGTACTTCAGGTATTCGATGAGAGCCTTTTTATCGTCGTCGCTGAGTTGACTTCCGTAGGTGTGGCCGCGGTCTTCGATGAAGTCGGGGCAGACACTCGCCTGAAGAAGTCTCGCCATCATCCTTTGTTGCGCCACGGCCTGGTTCGTCACTCTCAACTCGGCAAACTTTTCTCTCGGCTGGCCTTGGAGGATGCCGTCCACGTAGGCCTGGAGCACTGCCTTGATCTGCTTCGGATCGGCATTCATCAGCAGATTGATCGGTGTCCCTTTCGGCACGCGCAACAGATCGACTTGCAAATCCGGCAAGTCGGTAAACTCCGGCAGCATGCTCTTCACCATCGGAAACACGTCCGGCAGCGTGCAGTCTTCGGTCGTGACCTTGATCGAGCCTACGCCCGCCCGCTTCTCGGGCCAAAGCAGCTTGGTCATCCCGTCTTCATAGCCCGCCATGCGGCCGGCGACCGACGGATCGGTGATGTAAACACCGACGGAATTGTTGTGCAGATACGGCGCTGTGGCCCAGATGCTCACGAGAGTCGGCGTGCGGTAGAACGACTTGTGAGCCGTGAACTTGATGTCGTACTTTCCGGTCAACGGATTGTAGAGCGGGACCGGCTTGCCGCTGGCGTCTTGGTCGTGCAGGACTTCTGTGGGCACGCGCATATCTTTGTAAGTCTGGCTCGACATCTGCCCCCAGGTGCTGCCGGCCATCGCGTTCGTGCCCAGGCTGCGTTGGGTATTGGTGCCCAGGTCGGAGACGGGATGCCGCTCGTCGTCGGAGAGATAATTGTCCGTGAGGAAATCATCGCGCTGGACCAACTCTTGCCAAGCTTTCTTTTGCTCGGCAGGATCCTTGGGCATGGGATCGGGTCGTTTGCTGCTGTGGCACGACGCGCAGTTGTCGGCAAACGCGATTTTGCCGCGCTTCAGCACCGTGGCATCGGTCGTGAGATAATCCTGGCCGTCTTTCGCCGGCTTCCCGTCGCGCTCGATCTCCTTTGCTTCAGCAAGCGGGAACGAATCGTAGGTGCCCAGAAACAGGGCCATGTTCGGCATCCGCTTCTCGGTGAGCATCCATGGGCTGTTTGGATCTTTGCGGGCCGTGTTGATGAGATCGAATTCGCCCGGCTCAAAGTCGCGACGGACGCTCTCCTTCAAGTCGAACGGGTTGATTGGCCACGCCTTTGCGATCCAGAGATCGTTATAGCAGCCTTCGTTCACGTACACGCGCGTGGAGGCCATTAAGAGGCCCATCGAGTCGGCCCCGTCGGCCAGCACGTGCGGCGCCTTCAGAGTCGGCTCGGCCGCCGTTCCGCCGAGCGCGCCACCCGGATCGTTCTCCTTCACACCGGCGTGAGCGTACATCGACTTGATCAGATCGCGCTGAGCGGGCGTGATCCGCTCCTCCTTCGCGAGCTTCAAGCGCTCGCCGAGACGGTAGATGGAGTTGATGACGATGGGGCCGTTAATGAAATCGCTCGGGAACCGAGAGGTCTCGCTCGTGCCGGGCTGCTGGTGATACAAGTATTGGAAACTGAATGAGTCGCTCGGCGATTTATTGCCGAACAGCATCCCTTCGCGGAAATATTGATTGCCGATGTTCGACGAGAGGTTGTCCCATTTGGGATTAGCGGGATCTTGCGGTGGCTTGTCGGGATTGAAGCTCGTATGGCAGAGGACGCAAGACATCCCGACCAAATACGGCGGTTCGACAGACGCCGGGTTGTTCATGTATTTCTTCACCGACCATTCACTGGCATCGAATTTCTTGTTTGCGAAGAGCTGCAGGCCGATGACGCCGCTCGAGTAGCCGAACACTTCGGGATTCCAGGTCAGCGCGCCATCCTTCATCTGGTCGATCATCAGGCCGTATTTGTCGGGCTTTTCGGCGGGAACGCAATCGGGATCATTGATCAGCCCGATCTTGTTCCATCGCTCAGCCCGAGGCGTGTTGTTCAACAGATAGAGAAAGTCCGCATTCACATTAACCACATTGTTCTTGGCGGAAAGGATCGCCATCTTTCGCCAGAATTGCGGGTTATCGACGCCGCACCACCAGTGCCAGGTGTCCATGCCGTCGCCGACCTTCTTGGGATCCACGCCATAGCGTTTGGCCGCCCAGTCGGCGTGCGTCTTGCGATACCATTCGTAAGTGTGCTCTCCGTCGTTCACCGTCCGGCCGAAGGTGTACTCGACGTCGTCACCTTCGGCGGCGAGAACCGCTGTCTGCTCCAGGAACAACCACGTTGCGGCGGTGAGTGCGCCAAACACGATTCGAGCAAAGCGATAATGTGAAGCGATCATGGCAGCTCCTTTCCGAGTGAATCGCTGAGGAACTCGGCGTGAAAACGGCTACGACATTAATTCGCGCTGATCCAAAGTCAGCGACGCGAGGAATTCGTTTCTTCTTTACTGAGCGTCGTCGATGGACATTGCTCCGCTCGCACACGGTCTGGCACGACGAAGGCCAGCCGTTCGGCGCTCTAAACATCGGCGTACAGGGCGTCGAGACGCTGATGGGCGGCGGCGAGTCCGGCGGGATAATCCGTCTTGCCTCCGACGACCTCGATGTAGCACGCCGACTTCGCCGTGGAAGCCCTGGCCAGTGCGGCATCGAGTTCACCGAGCGTTGTGACCTTGGCCGTGAACCAGTCTTGGCAGCCAAAGGCGGCGGGCAGGGCGTGATAGTTCCAGGGGGCGAGGTCGTTGTAGACCCAATTCGGATCCGCCTCGAGCGCCCGCTCGACCATGTATCCCTCGTTGTTGAGGACAAAAATGATTGGCTTGAGCCCGTATCGTCCCATGGTCCCGATCGCGGTGGCCGTCAACTGGTGCGAACCTTCCCCCGTGAAGAGGATGGTTCGTCGCGATGGATCG
The window above is part of the Pirellulales bacterium genome. Proteins encoded here:
- a CDS encoding cupredoxin domain-containing protein, yielding MRYLCRSAISAAFSLNCALFCFASNKTDDTKLDSTPITVTMKSMSYEPKRLEIHVGDSVVWTNKAFTTHTATSDDDGKTFDTGEVERGKSSKPVTFATAGEFKYHCTIHGKAMHSTIIVKAVESK